Genomic segment of Bacteroidota bacterium:
TGCCGCAAATAGACCCATCGAAAAGGGTTGATATCGATCCGGCATATTTTGCTGTAGTCAGGGAAAGTATGCAGCAATTAATGTCTGTTGGTGGTGGGATGCATTTCCAAATCCCAGGCGTGCCAAGTGCAGGGAAAACAGGTACTGCGCAGGCACCGGGTGATCGGGAAGATCATTCGCTGTTTGTTATGTTTGCACCGTTTGATAAACCGCAAATCGCAATTGGTGTGCTCGTAGAAAATGGCGGTTTTGGTGGCCGGCAGGCTGGGCCTATTGCAAGCCTTATGGCTGAGCAGTATCTGACAGGAGAAATTGCTGATACACCGGGCCGGCGCTGGTTAATGCAGCGCATTTTAACAGAACTCAAAAGCGAAAGCCTGTAATCATGCGCACCTGGTATCGAAATCTCGACTATGTGAGCATCCTGCTTTGGATTGCGCTGGTGTGCGTGGGATTGGTGGCGCTATATAGTTCAACCCATGGGCAAGCTTCAGAATATTTGCTCGACAGTGTACGGCAGAATTTCAATCGCCAGGCGCTTTGGGTGTTTATCTGCGCAGCCGGCATTTGTATCGCTTTGCTGCTGCCTGTGCGGTTTTATCAGAATATAGCCTACCCCCTCTACATCCTGTCTCTGTTGTTGCTGCTCTTTGCGCTTGTTTGGGGACAAGAAGTGAACGGCGCCAAATCCTGGCTACGTATTGGTGGATTTCAGTTTCAGGTATCTGAATTTGCCAAGTTGGGGACGCTGATGGCTGTTTCAGCGTTGTTGTCGACCAAGCGGCCGGGTACCAATGAGCTCAACTATGCGTTTTACGTGACCATGCTGATCATGGCACCGGTGGTGTTGATTCTGTTGCAGAACGACGCCGGCACCGCACTGATCTTCATGTCAACCATCCCTTTCTTGTTGTACTGGAGCGGCATTTCGCTCAACCGTGTGCTCGTGCTCATCGTGCCGGCGCTTACGGCATACCTGACAATAGTGTATATGCCGGCGGCTATTGTCTTTTCTATCGTGTTTATCATCTACCTCGTATTGCGCAAATCGCGCGTCTTGGTGCTGGTGATGAGTGCTGTGACCAACATTGGCGCCATTGTGATGGTCAAGTTTGCGCTGGAATTTGTATTGAAGCCCCATCACATCGCGCGCCTTGTCTCCTTTACCAACCCGGAAGCGCCTGAATACCGGTACTCGGTTGGGTTTCATCTTGTGCAGTCAAAAGCAGCGATTGGCTCAGGGGGTTTGTGGGGGAAAGGGTTTTTACAGGGCACCCAGACGCAGGGGGCGTATGTACCCGAGCAGACAACGGACTTTGTGTTTAGCGTCATCGGAGAAGAGTTTGGGTTTGCCGGCGCAATTCTCGTATTGGTATTGTTTGCCTTTTTGCTTATCAGATTTATCTCAATGGGCAGCCATATCAAACATCCCTTCGGGAATACGTTTGTTGTAGGCGTTGTAGCTTTTTATCTCGCCCACATCTTTTTCAACATCGGCATGACCACCGGAATTTTGCCTGTAATCGGGATACCCTTGCCCTTTCTCTCTTATGGTGGGTCGGCGCTCCTTACCGAGACGGCCATGCTTGCGTGTGTGCTCAATTTTTACATGCGCCGCGACGACTTCTCGATTTACGGCTACTGACGTGTCGTTGCCCCTTTCTTTTGAGGATGCTACCGCCGAGGTGTTGGCGCAAAGCAAGCTATTGCTGCATATTGTGCAAGGTCCGGGCGTCAAGTACAGCGACCTGTTTTTTGAGGATGCCGTGCTCGGCGCTGTCCACGCCGAAATTCAGCGCCCAGCACAGGTGACGCCGATCCACCGTTCCGTGAATACCGCAACCACAGGGGTGGCAATTCGGGCTTTCGACAACAAGCAGCATCACGTGATACCTGTTGCCGGCTGGCAGCCGGCAGCCTGGACCGACGCTGCCGGCGCGCTAAAACAAAAATTCCCCCGCAACACCCGTTCTCAGGTCGACCTTGCAGTAGCTACCGAAATCAATACGGGCAATGTGCCACCTCAAGATGCAGCACATGCGGTATCTGCTG
This window contains:
- the rodA gene encoding rod shape-determining protein RodA produces the protein MRTWYRNLDYVSILLWIALVCVGLVALYSSTHGQASEYLLDSVRQNFNRQALWVFICAAGICIALLLPVRFYQNIAYPLYILSLLLLLFALVWGQEVNGAKSWLRIGGFQFQVSEFAKLGTLMAVSALLSTKRPGTNELNYAFYVTMLIMAPVVLILLQNDAGTALIFMSTIPFLLYWSGISLNRVLVLIVPALTAYLTIVYMPAAIVFSIVFIIYLVLRKSRVLVLVMSAVTNIGAIVMVKFALEFVLKPHHIARLVSFTNPEAPEYRYSVGFHLVQSKAAIGSGGLWGKGFLQGTQTQGAYVPEQTTDFVFSVIGEEFGFAGAILVLVLFAFLLIRFISMGSHIKHPFGNTFVVGVVAFYLAHIFFNIGMTTGILPVIGIPLPFLSYGGSALLTETAMLACVLNFYMRRDDFSIYGY